The following are encoded in a window of Pangasianodon hypophthalmus isolate fPanHyp1 chromosome 14, fPanHyp1.pri, whole genome shotgun sequence genomic DNA:
- the LOC113524419 gene encoding leucine-rich repeat flightless-interacting protein 1-like isoform X2 encodes MEELMSLIGAGVADLPLRPLLFTAGAAATAAGVYCCINRGDGEKSPGPEDTPAHTDPVCDQATEPALVQPTEVPQDRVTDSVTEAEEKMQKLEDRVVELEELLTEAHRACEMKSKECEREREAHSNLQAKHHEMEKIVMHSEELLKVSLAEAEEKHQKAVESIAQLEAEKTSLTDQVKTLTDQVKSLRDTVQDMGNLLCETHRECDELTEECEREREAHSNLQSEHDELKMTVMHNEEFLKVSLAEAEEKHQKAVESIAQLEAEKTNLIDQVKTLRDRVQDMGNLLCETHRECDELTEECRREREAHSNLQSEYDELKKTLMRSEEVLKVSLAEAEEKHQKAVESIAQLEAEKTSLIDQVKSLRDRVQDMGNLLCETHRECDELTEECEREREAHSNLKLKHNEMNETLMQNEELLKEHGISLGSAETGSSASRIGSTCGAYEG; translated from the exons ATGGAGGAGTTGATGAGTTTAATTGGTGCCGGTGTGGCGGATCTGCCACTGCGCCCCCTGCTGTTCACCGCCGGAGCTGCAGCCACAGCAGCCGGAGTTTACTGCTGTATTAACcgaggagatggagagaaaagcCCGGGCCCTGAggacacacctgcacacacag ACCCAGTGTGTGACCAGGCCACGGAACCGGCTCTGGTCCAACCCACAGAGGTTCCTCAGGACCGAGTCACG GATTCTGTGACTGAGGCGGAGGAGAAGATGCAGAAGCTGGAGGACAGAGTGGTGGAGCTGGAGGAGCTGCTCACCGAGGCACACAGAGCTTGTGAAATGAAAAGCAAG gagtgtgagagagagcgagaggctCACAGCAACCTCCAGGCCAAGCATCATGAGATGGAGAAGATTGTGATGCACAGCGAGGAGCTACTGAAG GTCTCCCTGGCTGAAGCTGAGGAGAAACACCAGAAGGCTGTGGAGTCCATTGCTCAGCTGGAGGCAGAGAAGACCAGCCTGACTGACCAGGTGAAGACACTGACTGACCAG GTGAAGTCACTGCGAGACACAGTGCAGGACATGGGGAACCTGCTCTGTGAGACTCACAGGGAGTGTGATGAGCTAACGGAG gagtgtgagagagagcgagaggctCACAGCAACCTCCAATCTGAGCACGATGAGTTGAAGATGACTGTGATGCACAACGAGGAGTTTCTGAAG GTCTCTCTGGCTGAAGCTGAGGAGAAACACCAGAAGGCTGTGGAGTCCATTGCTCAGCTGGAGGCAGAGAAGACCAACCTGATTGACCAGGTGAAGACACTGCGAGACAGAGTGCAGGACATGGGGAACCTGCTCTGTGAGACTCACAGGGAGTGTGATGAGCTAACAGAG gagtgtaggagagagcgagaggctCACAGCAACCTCCAGTCCGAGTACGATGagttgaagaagactttgatgCGCAGTGAGGAGGTACTGAAG GTCTCCCTGGCTGAAGCTGAGGAGAAACACCAGAAGGCTGTGGAGTCCATTGCTCAGCTGGAGGCAGAGAAGACCAGCCTGATTGACCAGGTGAAGTCACTGCGAGACAGAGTGCAGGACATGGGGAACCTGCTCTGTGAGACTCACAGGGAGTGTGATGAGCTAACAGAG gagtgtgagagagagcgagaggctCACAGCAACCTGAAGCTGAAGCACAATGAGATGAACGAGACTCTGATGCAGAACGAGGAGTTACTGAAG GAACATGGCATATCTCTTGGATCTGCTGAGACAGGAAGCAGTGCGAGCAGAATTGGATCAACATGTGGGGCGTATGAGGggtga
- the LOC113524419 gene encoding leucine-rich repeat flightless-interacting protein 1-like isoform X1, which produces MEELMSLIGAGVADLPLRPLLFTAGAAATAAGVYCCINRGDGEKSPGPEDTPAHTDPVCDQATEPALVQPTEVPQDRVTDSVTEAEEKMQKLEDRVVELEELLTEAHRACEMKSKECEREREAHSNLQAKHHEMEKIVMHSEELLKVSLAEAEEKHQKAVESIAQLEAEKTSLTDQVKTLTDQVKTLTDQVKSLTDQVKSLRDTVQDMGNLLCETHRECDELTEECEREREAHSNLQSEHDELKMTVMHNEEFLKVSLAEAEEKHQKAVESIAQLEAEKTNLIDQVKTLRDRVQDMGNLLCETHRECDELTEECRREREAHSNLQSEYDELKKTLMRSEEVLKVSLAEAEEKHQKAVESIAQLEAEKTSLIDQVKSLRDRVQDMGNLLCETHRECDELTEECEREREAHSNLKLKHNEMNETLMQNEELLKEHGISLGSAETGSSASRIGSTCGAYEG; this is translated from the exons ATGGAGGAGTTGATGAGTTTAATTGGTGCCGGTGTGGCGGATCTGCCACTGCGCCCCCTGCTGTTCACCGCCGGAGCTGCAGCCACAGCAGCCGGAGTTTACTGCTGTATTAACcgaggagatggagagaaaagcCCGGGCCCTGAggacacacctgcacacacag ACCCAGTGTGTGACCAGGCCACGGAACCGGCTCTGGTCCAACCCACAGAGGTTCCTCAGGACCGAGTCACG GATTCTGTGACTGAGGCGGAGGAGAAGATGCAGAAGCTGGAGGACAGAGTGGTGGAGCTGGAGGAGCTGCTCACCGAGGCACACAGAGCTTGTGAAATGAAAAGCAAG gagtgtgagagagagcgagaggctCACAGCAACCTCCAGGCCAAGCATCATGAGATGGAGAAGATTGTGATGCACAGCGAGGAGCTACTGAAG GTCTCCCTGGCTGAAGCTGAGGAGAAACACCAGAAGGCTGTGGAGTCCATTGCTCAGCTGGAGGCAGAGAAGACCAGCCTGACTGACCAGGTGAAGACACTGACTGACCAGGTGAAGACACTGACTGACCAGGTGAAGTCACTGACTGACCAGGTGAAGTCACTGCGAGACACAGTGCAGGACATGGGGAACCTGCTCTGTGAGACTCACAGGGAGTGTGATGAGCTAACGGAG gagtgtgagagagagcgagaggctCACAGCAACCTCCAATCTGAGCACGATGAGTTGAAGATGACTGTGATGCACAACGAGGAGTTTCTGAAG GTCTCTCTGGCTGAAGCTGAGGAGAAACACCAGAAGGCTGTGGAGTCCATTGCTCAGCTGGAGGCAGAGAAGACCAACCTGATTGACCAGGTGAAGACACTGCGAGACAGAGTGCAGGACATGGGGAACCTGCTCTGTGAGACTCACAGGGAGTGTGATGAGCTAACAGAG gagtgtaggagagagcgagaggctCACAGCAACCTCCAGTCCGAGTACGATGagttgaagaagactttgatgCGCAGTGAGGAGGTACTGAAG GTCTCCCTGGCTGAAGCTGAGGAGAAACACCAGAAGGCTGTGGAGTCCATTGCTCAGCTGGAGGCAGAGAAGACCAGCCTGATTGACCAGGTGAAGTCACTGCGAGACAGAGTGCAGGACATGGGGAACCTGCTCTGTGAGACTCACAGGGAGTGTGATGAGCTAACAGAG gagtgtgagagagagcgagaggctCACAGCAACCTGAAGCTGAAGCACAATGAGATGAACGAGACTCTGATGCAGAACGAGGAGTTACTGAAG GAACATGGCATATCTCTTGGATCTGCTGAGACAGGAAGCAGTGCGAGCAGAATTGGATCAACATGTGGGGCGTATGAGGggtga